AAATTCTTCATCTGATTGTTTAACGTTCAAGTCAGATACTAATGCACGAGAGAAGCTTGCGATTAATCCGTCATTTTGTTTCAAGATTTTGTTTGCTTCGTCACGGCTGTAACCACCTGATAATGCAACCACACGGATAACTTGTGGATGTTCAATTAATTCACTATAAGCATTCACTTTAGTTGGAATAGTTAATTTCAACATTACATATTGATCTTTTTTCAAGTTATCTAATTCAGCTTTGATTGCTTCAGCTAAGTTAGCTTCGATAGCTTCTTTATCTTTAGCATGGATGTTAACTTCAGGTTCGATAATTGGTACTAAACCAGCTGCGATAATTTCTTTAGCAACTTCAAATTGTTGTTTAACAACTTTTTCAATTGCTTCTTTATTATTTTCTAAGATATTAGAACGCATTTTAGTACCGAAGATACCACGTTCGTTCGCACGATCTAATAATTTGTCTAAATCTGGGATAGGTTTCATTAATTGAACGCCGTCAGTTTCTTCAGCTAACCCTTTGTCGACTTTCAAGAATGGAACGATACCTTTATCTGCTAAATATGCACCAGTGTATTTGCCCTCAACTTCACGGTCCATAGTTTGTTCGAAAAGAATCGCACCTAAGATTTTATCTCCGTTAAATGCAGGTGAAGTAATGATACGAGTACGCATTTCGTGTACTAAGTTGAACATTTCTTCATCGTTAGAGTATTCATTTTCTTCAACGCCGTAATCTTTTAGCGCTTTTGGAGTACTACCACCGCTTTGGTCTAATGCTGCGATAAATCCTTTACCATTTTTAATTTTGTCAAATTGTTCTTGGTTCATTTATTGACACTCCTCTTTCCGCATTTTGCTTTATCTATTTCACACCTCTAGTATGGAAAAAAATTATTGATTTCGCAAATACTTTACATCAAAAAAACTCAAGAAAACGCTTACCTTTAAAAATTCTTCAAAAAGTCGCTATAATAACGTTGAGAGAGGGTGAAATGTGTGAGTAAAATTGATCAATTATTCATAGGGGGCATTCAAAAAATAGGTGAGCCGCACGCTGAAAATCGTCTAGATCAAGAATGGACAACAGCAGCTTTTAAAAAGCCGACCACAAAAGCTGTTTTTTTAACAGAAACTGGTTTAGAAGGCGACGATGTAGGTGATAAGAAGCACCATGGAGGCCCCGAAAAAGCCTTGTATGCGTATAGTAAAAGTCATTATGAAAAGTGGGCAGCTGAATATCCTGCTATCCAGTTTGAAGCTGGATTAAACGGGGAAAATGTTTCGGTCATTGATATGGATGAAACTACCGTTTGTATAGGTGACATTTATCAAGTCAGAGAAGTAATTGTCCAAGTTTCTCAACCTCGCAGACCATGTTGGAAGCCAGGGAGACGCGTACGCTGGATTGAATGGGGCAATCGAATTCAAGCAACAGGACGTACAGGGTGGTATTTCCGAGTATTAAAGGAAGGGAATATTCAACAGCATGATGTTTTCCAATTAATAGAGCGACCGTGTGCAGAGTGGACCATAGCAGAAATGAATGATGTCCTTTATCATCACACCGATAATGCAAAAAAACTGCGTGAGTTGCTTGCAAGCGATTATACGCCGTCTTCCTGGAAAGAGGAAATTACACAAATTTTAAATGGGGAAACGGTAGATCATACGAGACGATTATATGTTCCGAATATTGAGTTTTAAGACAAAAGGAAAGACTTACGCCGGGCAAGCGTAAGTCTTCTAAATCACACACTCATGAGATCTTACCACAAAGAAGGGGTAGGAAATCTGTGGCACATCTTCACATGAGCGATATTACTAATGTTCGCCAAAGGAATAGGATTGCCTAATCATTTAGTGTTTTTGCACTCTTTACATCTTCAATAGTGTGGGTTTTAATTAAGTGCAATTTAGTTTAATATTTATGAAAATAGGTTGAATATCGCATTGCCAGATTGAGGAGGGTAATCTCAATCTAGTCTTTTTATTAATTTACTTGTTCTATAGGGCTGATAAGAACGAAGTAAACAGAGAATTCAGTTCACAGAGTAGGGGTGGGACGATAATATTATTTCTGACCCATCCCTTCAAGGACATCCAACGAATAACTAGGGCAAGAATATTCGTTGGTATTTTTTCAGTTACACATGGGTTTTAGAGGTGAGAACATGGATGAAATGCGCAACTTTGACAGACGGGCTTTCAGCATTTATACCATCCATGGTCTCTGATTTGTTTTTTGCTTTTGTTGAAGCGGAAGATTTTCTCGCTTCACTACTTTCGGCTCAGCTCCAGACTCTATTTTCTTTTTCAACTTAGAATCGAGTTGATAGGTGTGAAAAGGGACAAACACTCGATTAGAAGTTGTACTGCAGTTCGGGCAAACTGCCGAGTCGTGGTCTGCGTTCATGGATTGATTCAACGTAAATTCCCCGTGGTTTGGACATGCGTATGTGTAGTTTGGCATTACTCATCTGGCTCCAAACTTGGCACGATATCATCGTTAAATATTTCACGTGGGATTGCAATTGTACAACAAGCGTTAGGAACGTCTACAATTCCGGCAACAGTACCTTGTACAGGAGCTGTGCCTAATAACATGTACGCTTGTTCCCCAGTAAAACCACGTGTCTTTAAGAATTCAATTGCGTTCAAACAAGCATTGCGATAGGCAGTATTCGCATCTAAATATTGCTGTTTACCGCTGAATTCATCAACTGAAATACCTTCAAATACAATATAATCTGTATAATTCGGCATTACTGGACCAGGTTTGAAAGCAGGGTTTTGTTTAATTTGATATTTTTCCATGCCATTTTTAATCACGTTGACACGTAAATCAATCCATCCGGGCATTTCAATACCGCCACAGAAAGTAATCTCGCCATCGCCTTGTGAAAAATGCAAGTCACCGACAGATAATTTCGCACCATCTACAAATACAGGGAAATAAATTCGGGACCCTTTCGACAAGTTCTTAATATCGCAATTACCGCCGTTCTCTCTAGGTGGAACGGTTCTCGCACCTTCTTTAGCGACACGATCAAAGTCTTTGCCTTTTAAAGAACCAAGCACTACCGCATCTTCTTCCGGTAAATTGGCTAATACAGGTTCACGATTCGGGTCAGTATCGACTAAAGCTTGTTCGCGACGATTCCATTCATCCAACATTTCTTGCGAAGGAGCGACTCCGATTAAACCTGGATGAATTAATCCTACGAACTCGACGCCAGGTACATGACGGCTCGTCGCGTAGATACCATTGAAATCCCAAATAGATTTCTGAGCATCAGGATAATGGTCAACTAAGAAACTGCCGCCATTTGTTTTATCAAAGATACCGTTGAATCCCCATTCATGTTCAGGAAAAGCTCCAATATCTAAGATATCTACCACTAATAAGTCGCCGGGTTCAACACCATTGACATGAACTGGACCGCTTAATACATGAACACGGTTCAAATTCACATATTTAATATCACTTGGATCGTCATTGTTGCCGACTTGACCATCTGTCCAGTCTAAACATTCCATACGGAAAGACTCTCCTGGGTCTACTGAAAAGACTGCTGGAATATCTGGATGCCACCGATTATGTCCAGGATGAGCCTGTTGATCCATTTTTTTATTCAAATCTACACTAAATAATTTCTTAGGCATTCGCCTACCCCCTTGTCGAAATAAATTTGTGACTGAAAAGAATTCTGCCGTACTAGAAGTTTTATTCCTCAAAAAGTTACTTATTAAACCAAATATTCAGAAATTTTTGTAAATATTTTTAAGAAACCGTAAATTGATATGTAGATAAAACTAAGATCGATGTGGTATTAATAGAAGAGAGGAGGGATTTCCAGTGAAGAAAATTCTAAGATTTTTAATCGGCGGCCTATTCGGCACAGCAGGTGTCATGCACTTTGTGGCACCGGACGGCTTTACAAATATCGTGCCTAAATATTTACCGCTGCGCAAAACAGCAGTTTACGTTACAGGCGTGTTCGAAATCATTTTCGGCATACTGCTATTTTGGAAACGACCATGCAAATGGACTAAACGCGCCATCAACGCATTCCTGCTAGCAGTCTTTCCAGCCAATATCTACATGGCACGCAAAAAATTACCACTAGGCGATCAAGAAGTTCCGAAATGGGGACTTTACGGCAGATTGCCATTACAATTCGTACTTATGTGGATTGTGAAAAAACTATAAATTTATATTGTGAAACCTGATTCTCTAGATAGACAGAATCAGGTTTTCTTTTTAAATAATTCCATCAAAATAAGAATAGCTTTCTATGTAAGCCTCAA
Above is a genomic segment from Staphylococcus piscifermentans containing:
- a CDS encoding zinc ribbon domain-containing protein; translated protein: MPNYTYACPNHGEFTLNQSMNADHDSAVCPNCSTTSNRVFVPFHTYQLDSKLKKKIESGAEPKVVKRENLPLQQKQKTNQRPWMV
- a CDS encoding MOSC domain-containing protein; the protein is MSKIDQLFIGGIQKIGEPHAENRLDQEWTTAAFKKPTTKAVFLTETGLEGDDVGDKKHHGGPEKALYAYSKSHYEKWAAEYPAIQFEAGLNGENVSVIDMDETTVCIGDIYQVREVIVQVSQPRRPCWKPGRRVRWIEWGNRIQATGRTGWYFRVLKEGNIQQHDVFQLIERPCAEWTIAEMNDVLYHHTDNAKKLRELLASDYTPSSWKEEITQILNGETVDHTRRLYVPNIEF
- the fmdA gene encoding formamidase; its protein translation is MPKKLFSVDLNKKMDQQAHPGHNRWHPDIPAVFSVDPGESFRMECLDWTDGQVGNNDDPSDIKYVNLNRVHVLSGPVHVNGVEPGDLLVVDILDIGAFPEHEWGFNGIFDKTNGGSFLVDHYPDAQKSIWDFNGIYATSRHVPGVEFVGLIHPGLIGVAPSQEMLDEWNRREQALVDTDPNREPVLANLPEEDAVVLGSLKGKDFDRVAKEGARTVPPRENGGNCDIKNLSKGSRIYFPVFVDGAKLSVGDLHFSQGDGEITFCGGIEMPGWIDLRVNVIKNGMEKYQIKQNPAFKPGPVMPNYTDYIVFEGISVDEFSGKQQYLDANTAYRNACLNAIEFLKTRGFTGEQAYMLLGTAPVQGTVAGIVDVPNACCTIAIPREIFNDDIVPSLEPDE
- a CDS encoding fructose bisphosphate aldolase codes for the protein MNQEQFDKIKNGKGFIAALDQSGGSTPKALKDYGVEENEYSNDEEMFNLVHEMRTRIITSPAFNGDKILGAILFEQTMDREVEGKYTGAYLADKGIVPFLKVDKGLAEETDGVQLMKPIPDLDKLLDRANERGIFGTKMRSNILENNKEAIEKVVKQQFEVAKEIIAAGLVPIIEPEVNIHAKDKEAIEANLAEAIKAELDNLKKDQYVMLKLTIPTKVNAYSELIEHPQVIRVVALSGGYSRDEANKILKQNDGLIASFSRALVSDLNVKQSDEEFNKGLQEAIDSIFDASVNKA
- a CDS encoding DoxX family protein — protein: MKKILRFLIGGLFGTAGVMHFVAPDGFTNIVPKYLPLRKTAVYVTGVFEIIFGILLFWKRPCKWTKRAINAFLLAVFPANIYMARKKLPLGDQEVPKWGLYGRLPLQFVLMWIVKKL